One Tepidimicrobium xylanilyticum DNA window includes the following coding sequences:
- a CDS encoding ParA family protein, translating to MGKIISIFNQKGGVGKTTTVINLAAALGKLDKKVLIVDIDPQGNATSGLGIDKNNLELSLYDGLINKVQLKGIVQNTSAENVDIIPSNVELAGAEIELISMEDRELALKNALSGIQEYYDLILVDCPPSLGLLSINGLSASNSVIVPIQCEYYALEGVSQLVDTIMLVKRSLNPDLEIEGVILSMFDGRTNLSIQVVEEVKKYFKGKVYTSIIPRNVRLAEAPSYGLSVLDYDPKSKGAEAYVELAEEFLYLSE from the coding sequence ATGGGTAAAATAATATCCATATTTAATCAAAAAGGTGGAGTTGGGAAAACTACAACAGTCATAAATTTAGCTGCTGCACTAGGAAAACTGGATAAAAAAGTTTTAATCGTGGATATAGACCCTCAAGGTAATGCTACTAGTGGTTTAGGCATAGATAAGAACAACTTAGAACTTTCTTTATATGATGGATTGATAAACAAAGTACAATTAAAGGGAATAGTTCAAAATACCTCTGCTGAAAATGTGGATATAATCCCTTCCAATGTAGAACTAGCTGGTGCAGAAATAGAGCTAATTTCTATGGAAGATAGGGAGTTAGCACTAAAGAATGCTTTATCTGGCATTCAGGAATATTATGATCTAATTCTCGTAGATTGTCCACCTTCATTAGGCTTACTTAGCATTAATGGTTTATCGGCTTCTAATAGCGTAATAGTACCAATTCAATGTGAATATTATGCCCTTGAAGGGGTAAGTCAATTGGTGGACACCATTATGCTAGTTAAAAGGAGTTTAAATCCAGATCTTGAAATAGAAGGAGTAATACTTAGTATGTTTGATGGACGGACTAATCTATCAATACAAGTGGTAGAGGAGGTAAAGAAGTATTTTAAAGGAAAGGTTTATACGTCAATTATACCAAGAAATGTGAGACTAGCAGAAGCTCCAAGCTATGGCCTTTCTGTATTAGATTACGATCCCAAGTCAAAAGGTGCTGAAGCCTATGTTGAGTTAGCTGAGGAATTTTTATACTTATCTGAATAG